One Campylobacter sp. RM16192 genomic region harbors:
- a CDS encoding STT3 domain-containing protein translates to MISEFLKSLKSIQFSKQTFLLISLAFIFSVACRFYWVYWASDYESFFWNNQLMIGTNDGYAFAEGARDMIAGFHQPNDLSYYGSSLSSLTYAIAKILPFSFETIILYMSVFFSSLIVVPIILIAREYGVTRAGFIAALLASVANSYYNRTMAGYYDTDMLTIVLPVFVIWSMVRLVEQKNRVNLIFVPIFMLIYNWWYPSSYSLNFATIGMFLLYTLIYDRKNKLNYEALIFMIIALTYINFYIKISLILVIYLLIYFRPNLWKQRSIAALGLFAVLLFAITGGLNPILFQLKFYVFRSVPESSGLAFHYFNVNQTIRESGIVEFEVFAQRISGHVITFTASLVGIIILCFKKRSFLLALPMLFLGFLAVKGGLRFTIYSVPIMAIGFGYFVVWAINLFKLNIWLNRGIILTISIISLLPCLLHIYTYKVPTVFSRQEVESLDRLKLIADREDYTLAWWDYGYPIRYYADVKSLIDGGKHLGRDNFAVSFALGENQISSANMARLEVEYTERNFTERFGSNLAKMMQDYNATNANAFLNSLNNKSFNLPKKTRDIYFYLPDSMIHIFPVVLQFSRLDLTSGAEYDNVLFYIGAPYAIKSEGVDIGGGFIMSNDASKLIYNGEIVPINTYFETSYDEKDKLVVKPYKIDSSAKVYVVYMKDYRRFLVIDENALNSTYIQLFVFENFDKELFEPVLLNGVVKIYKLLK, encoded by the coding sequence ATGATAAGTGAATTTTTAAAGAGTTTAAAGAGTATTCAGTTTTCAAAACAGACATTTTTATTAATCTCTTTGGCATTTATTTTTAGCGTTGCCTGTAGGTTTTACTGGGTCTATTGGGCAAGCGATTATGAGTCGTTTTTTTGGAATAATCAGCTTATGATCGGCACAAATGATGGCTATGCTTTCGCCGAAGGTGCGCGCGATATGATAGCCGGCTTTCATCAGCCAAATGACCTTAGCTACTACGGAAGCTCACTATCATCTCTTACTTATGCGATAGCTAAAATTTTGCCATTTTCATTTGAAACTATTATTTTGTATATGAGTGTATTTTTTAGCTCTTTGATAGTAGTTCCTATCATCTTGATAGCACGCGAATACGGCGTAACTAGAGCAGGCTTTATAGCTGCTCTTTTAGCTAGCGTTGCCAATAGTTACTATAACCGCACTATGGCAGGATATTACGATACGGATATGCTTACTATAGTCTTGCCTGTGTTTGTCATATGGTCTATGGTGCGTTTGGTAGAGCAAAAAAATCGAGTAAATTTGATATTTGTGCCTATTTTTATGCTGATTTATAACTGGTGGTATCCTAGCTCATACTCGCTAAATTTCGCCACTATAGGAATGTTTTTACTCTATACATTGATCTATGATCGTAAGAATAAGCTAAATTACGAAGCGCTTATTTTTATGATCATCGCTCTTACTTATATAAATTTTTATATTAAAATTTCACTTATTTTGGTTATCTATCTTCTAATATATTTTAGACCAAATTTATGGAAACAAAGAAGCATCGCCGCGCTTGGGCTATTTGCTGTTTTGCTTTTTGCTATCACTGGTGGTCTAAATCCCATACTTTTTCAACTTAAATTTTACGTCTTTAGAAGCGTTCCCGAAAGCTCCGGACTAGCCTTTCACTACTTTAACGTAAATCAGACGATAAGGGAATCAGGAATAGTCGAATTTGAAGTATTTGCACAGCGTATAAGCGGGCATGTGATCACTTTCACAGCCTCTTTAGTCGGAATAATTATATTGTGCTTTAAAAAAAGATCTTTTCTTCTCGCTCTTCCTATGCTATTTTTAGGATTTTTAGCTGTAAAAGGCGGGCTTAGATTTACTATATACTCAGTGCCTATTATGGCGATTGGATTTGGATATTTTGTTGTTTGGGCTATAAATTTATTCAAACTAAATATATGGCTAAATAGAGGTATAATCTTAACTATATCCATTATTTCGCTTCTGCCTTGCCTGCTTCACATATATACATATAAAGTGCCTACGGTATTTTCCAGACAGGAGGTTGAGAGTCTGGACAGGCTAAAGCTTATAGCCGATAGAGAGGATTATACTCTGGCTTGGTGGGATTATGGCTATCCGATTCGCTACTATGCCGATGTTAAGAGTTTAATTGACGGCGGAAAGCACCTTGGTAGGGATAATTTCGCAGTTAGCTTCGCACTGGGAGAAAATCAAATCAGCTCAGCCAATATGGCTCGTCTTGAAGTGGAGTATACGGAGCGTAATTTTACCGAGAGATTTGGTTCAAATTTAGCAAAGATGATGCAAGATTATAATGCTACCAATGCAAATGCCTTTTTAAATTCGCTAAATAACAAGAGTTTTAATCTTCCTAAAAAGACAAGAGATATATATTTTTATCTTCCGGATTCTATGATACATATCTTTCCTGTCGTCTTGCAGTTTTCAAGGCTTGATTTAACTAGTGGGGCGGAGTATGATAATGTGCTTTTTTATATAGGCGCTCCTTATGCTATAAAAAGCGAAGGTGTTGATATAGGCGGAGGTTTTATCATGTCAAATGACGCTTCTAAGCTAATTTATAATGGCGAGATAGTGCCTATAAATACATATTTTGAGACAAGTTACGATGAAAAAGACAAGCTTGTAGTAAAGCCTTATAAGATAGATTCGAGTGCGAAAGTTTATGTTGTATATATGAAGGATTATAGGAGATTTTTGGTGATTGATGAAAATGCATTAAACTCGACTTATATCCAGCTTTTTGTATTTGAAAATTTTGATAAAGAGCTCTTTGAGCCGGTTTTATTAAACGGTGTGGTTAAAATTTATAAATTGTTGAAATAA
- a CDS encoding glycosyltransferase family 4 protein encodes MARIGFLSHADMSIYHFRSPIMRALKELGYEVFAICPKGEYVKRLENEFNCVTYELDRASLNPFVVIDNSNKLSEILRTLNLDLLQTSAHKSNVFGTFAAKKAGIKHIINLVEGLGSFYVDSDLKTRLIRLAIEMLYKRALNLSDACIFVNEADPRYFLERNLIKSEKIIKIKSVGVDSKKFDPNIVNGVNLSDKKVVLMIGRAMWHKGVKEFYEAAKILKHRSDTQFVYVGEGFDGNKSTADESFLRSGDVLYLGARDDIAELLKSSFLLALPSYREGFPRTVLEAMSMGVPVVASNVSGCNEAVIDGINGLLCEVKNSLDLAKKIEILLDNENLAKKMGANGRAIVEKEFDERDIVQKYIEAYRKFIDV; translated from the coding sequence ATGGCTAGAATCGGTTTTTTATCTCACGCCGATATGAGCATCTATCATTTTAGAAGCCCTATAATGCGAGCTTTAAAAGAGCTTGGGTATGAAGTTTTTGCCATTTGTCCTAAAGGCGAATATGTAAAACGGCTTGAAAATGAATTTAATTGCGTTACATATGAGCTTGACCGCGCTAGCTTAAATCCGTTTGTGGTGATAGATAATTCAAATAAACTTAGCGAAATTTTACGCACTTTAAATTTGGATTTACTGCAAACTTCGGCACATAAATCAAATGTATTTGGAACCTTTGCCGCCAAAAAAGCCGGTATAAAACATATTATAAATTTAGTCGAAGGGCTTGGAAGCTTTTATGTAGATAGTGATTTAAAGACAAGGTTGATACGTCTAGCTATAGAGATGCTTTATAAAAGAGCTCTAAATTTAAGTGACGCTTGTATATTTGTAAATGAGGCTGATCCTAGATATTTTTTGGAAAGAAATTTGATCAAATCGGAAAAGATTATAAAAATTAAAAGTGTCGGAGTGGATAGCAAAAAATTTGATCCAAATATCGTAAATGGCGTAAATTTAAGCGATAAAAAAGTCGTTTTGATGATAGGACGTGCTATGTGGCACAAGGGAGTTAAAGAGTTTTATGAAGCTGCAAAAATCCTAAAACACCGCAGCGATACTCAATTTGTCTATGTCGGCGAGGGATTTGATGGCAATAAAAGCACTGCCGATGAGAGCTTTTTAAGGAGCGGGGATGTCCTTTATCTAGGTGCAAGAGATGATATTGCAGAGCTTTTAAAATCTAGCTTTTTACTTGCTCTTCCAAGTTACCGCGAGGGCTTTCCTAGGACTGTTTTGGAAGCTATGAGTATGGGAGTGCCGGTAGTTGCAAGTAATGTCAGCGGATGCAATGAGGCTGTGATAGACGGAATAAACGGCTTGCTTTGCGAAGTAAAAAATTCTCTAGATTTAGCCAAAAAGATTGAAATTTTATTGGATAACGAAAATTTGGCTAAGAAAATGGGTGCAAATGGCAGAGCAATAGTAGAAAAAGAGTTTGACGAAAGAGATATAGTCCAAAAATATATTGAGGCGTATAGGAAATTTATCGATGTATAA
- a CDS encoding sugar transferase has protein sequence MYKAFFKRFLDILGSVVLIIIALPIMVVVAILIYFKLSKSVIFTQARPGLNAKIFKIYKFKTMSEERDESGELLPDAQRLTKFGKTIRGLSLDELPQLFNVLKGDMSFIGPRPLLIEYLHLYNARQAKRHNVRPGITGLAQVNGRNAISWEQKFKFDVEYVENLSFAMDVKIALMTVKKVFNRSGVSKEGHATTEKFNGTN, from the coding sequence ATGTATAAAGCGTTTTTTAAAAGGTTTTTAGACATTTTAGGCTCCGTTGTTTTGATAATTATTGCTTTGCCTATTATGGTTGTGGTTGCGATTTTAATCTATTTTAAACTAAGTAAAAGCGTGATCTTTACTCAAGCTAGACCAGGACTAAATGCAAAGATATTTAAAATTTATAAATTTAAGACAATGAGTGAGGAGAGAGACGAAAGTGGCGAGCTTTTGCCGGATGCGCAGAGGCTAACGAAATTTGGCAAAACAATTAGAGGCCTTAGCCTAGATGAGCTTCCTCAGCTTTTTAACGTGCTAAAAGGAGATATGAGCTTCATCGGACCTCGTCCGCTTCTTATAGAATATCTGCATCTTTACAATGCTAGACAGGCTAAAAGACATAATGTAAGGCCAGGTATCACGGGGCTTGCTCAGGTAAATGGCAGAAATGCGATAAGCTGGGAGCAGAAGTTTAAATTTGACGTTGAGTATGTAGAAAATTTAAGCTTTGCAATGGATGTTAAAATAGCTTTGATGACCGTTAAAAAGGTATTTAACAGAAGCGGGGTGAGTAAAGAGGGGCATGCAACAACGGAGAAATTTAATGGAACAAACTGA
- a CDS encoding acetyltransferase, whose product MEQTEIYIYGCSGNGAVVADIAAECGYEKIWFLDDFKFDGKNILKFSPELKKADIIIAIGDNNTRKKLQDVVQKAGFNVVSLIHPSAVISSSAKICCGVVIMPRAVVNAHAIIKQGAIINTAAVIEHDCVIGEFAHISPNVALAGGVKVGDLSHVGIGSSVIQNIKIGANSVIGAGSVVVRDIEENVVAYGIPAKKMRNLD is encoded by the coding sequence ATGGAACAAACTGAAATTTATATTTACGGATGTAGCGGGAATGGCGCAGTTGTAGCCGATATTGCCGCAGAGTGCGGGTATGAGAAAATTTGGTTTTTGGATGACTTTAAATTTGACGGTAAAAATATCTTAAAATTTAGCCCAGAGCTTAAAAAGGCCGATATTATCATAGCTATAGGCGATAATAACACTAGAAAGAAGCTTCAAGATGTCGTGCAGAAGGCGGGATTTAATGTCGTAAGCTTGATTCATCCAAGTGCGGTTATAAGTAGCAGTGCTAAAATTTGTTGTGGAGTCGTAATCATGCCAAGAGCCGTAGTAAACGCTCATGCCATCATAAAGCAGGGTGCTATCATAAATACGGCGGCTGTTATAGAGCATGACTGTGTTATCGGAGAGTTTGCGCATATCAGTCCTAATGTGGCGCTGGCCGGTGGCGTTAAAGTAGGGGATTTAAGTCATGTTGGAATTGGATCAAGCGTCATACAAAATATCAAAATCGGTGCAAATTCGGTAATCGGTGCGGGCAGTGTTGTAGTAAGAGATATAGAAGAAAATGTCGTAGCATACGGAATTCCTGCTAAAAAAATGAGAAATTTGGACTAA
- a CDS encoding aminotransferase class V-fold PLP-dependent enzyme translates to MQRVFLSPPHMSGREQEYIAEVFKSNYIAPLGEYVNKFENSVKAYTGAKDALALSSGTAGLHLALRVLGVEQGDFVLVSSFTFIASVSPILYQKATPVFIDSDESWNLSPKLLKKAILELPKKPKALILTHLYGQACKMNEIVEICKNENIAIVEDAAEALGGFYDKKALGTFGTLGVYSFNGNKIITTSGGGMLVGDENLVEKARFYSTQAREPFLHYEHKEYGYNYRLSNVLGAIGTAQMEVLEDRVVKKREIFQRYQESLKEIEFMPEIKNSRGNRWLTTALFKGKNDHLKVIDALFKSNIESRPLWKPMHLQPLFKGAFSFVDGTSEDLFSRGICLPSGTSMSDESLDLVVKIVEENL, encoded by the coding sequence ATGCAAAGAGTATTTTTAAGCCCGCCACATATGAGTGGGCGAGAGCAAGAGTATATAGCGGAAGTTTTTAAAAGCAATTATATAGCTCCACTTGGTGAGTATGTAAATAAATTTGAAAATAGCGTCAAGGCTTATACGGGCGCAAAGGACGCTCTTGCGCTTAGCTCTGGCACAGCTGGACTTCATCTGGCACTTAGGGTTTTAGGCGTAGAACAGGGGGATTTTGTCCTGGTTTCTAGCTTTACTTTTATAGCCTCGGTTTCTCCGATACTTTATCAAAAGGCTACTCCTGTCTTTATAGACTCCGATGAGAGTTGGAATTTGAGTCCAAAACTACTCAAAAAGGCTATTTTAGAGCTTCCTAAAAAACCAAAAGCCTTGATTTTAACTCATCTTTACGGTCAGGCTTGCAAGATGAATGAGATAGTTGAAATTTGTAAAAATGAAAATATCGCCATAGTCGAAGATGCCGCAGAGGCTCTTGGCGGGTTTTATGACAAAAAAGCTCTTGGCACGTTTGGAACGCTTGGGGTTTATAGCTTTAATGGAAATAAGATCATTACAACCTCTGGTGGCGGTATGCTAGTAGGAGATGAAAATTTAGTCGAAAAGGCGAGGTTTTACTCGACTCAAGCAAGAGAGCCTTTTTTGCACTATGAGCATAAAGAGTATGGCTATAATTATCGCCTTAGCAATGTTTTAGGTGCCATAGGTACGGCTCAAATGGAGGTTTTGGAAGATAGGGTAGTTAAAAAGCGTGAAATTTTTCAAAGGTATCAAGAGAGTTTAAAGGAAATTGAATTTATGCCCGAGATTAAGAACTCTCGCGGAAATAGATGGCTTACAACAGCGCTTTTTAAAGGTAAAAACGATCACTTAAAAGTTATCGATGCTCTGTTTAAATCAAACATAGAGAGCCGACCTCTATGGAAGCCTATGCATTTGCAGCCTCTGTTTAAAGGTGCATTCAGCTTTGTAGACGGCACTAGCGAAGATCTCTTCTCTCGTGGAATTTGTCTGCCTAGCGGCACTTCGATGAGCGATGAGAGTTTGGATTTAGTTGTTAAAATAGTGGAGGAAAATTTGTAG
- a CDS encoding UDP-N-acetylglucosamine 4,6-dehydratase family protein: protein MFKATKLKRLIFFLSFDIFIFVASFYWAYLLRFSGIIPEYFKDSLYINGSLVLFLKLFFMWIFKIYKVPWRFFGLNEARKIFLVHIAAVLSFWVIFFAFSDVFNPFPRSVILIDAVISCLIVGSLRISKRMFLDFSKKADAGEPCIVIGATSKALHVLKGLRQGYIDFYAVGVVDGRSDLVGTYCDGFLVQAKKEISNIIKEYNVKTAIIALALSQDELQELFDELTGYGIRDIKIFSLFGKQEIKDISIEDLLARKPKDLSDSVARGFLEDKVVLVTGAGGSIGSEICKQCLKFGVKKLIMLDNSEFNLYIVGEITSSNKTVSKMINITDLQDLRAVFDEFRPQIVIHAAAYKHVPLCEANPKAAVVNNILGTKFVVDMSIEFSVKKVVIISSDKAVRPTNIMGAAKRVCELYALNSNIKNHTEIVAVRFGNVLGSSGSVIPKFKEQISKNLPLTVTHPDITRYFMLTSEACQLVLQAASIAEGGELFVLDMGEPVKIADLAKKMLILSNKEHLGIEFVGLRPGEKLYEELLINKDDARTKFESIFVTDSQIYDINRLNIEIDELLNSEDIAKNLKDIVPEFNHALNLKG, encoded by the coding sequence ATGTTTAAAGCTACCAAGCTAAAGAGGCTAATATTTTTTCTAAGCTTTGATATCTTTATATTTGTAGCCTCGTTTTATTGGGCATATTTGCTTAGATTTAGCGGCATAATACCTGAATATTTTAAGGATAGTTTATATATAAACGGCTCTCTTGTGCTCTTTTTAAAGCTATTTTTTATGTGGATTTTTAAAATTTATAAGGTGCCTTGGAGGTTTTTTGGATTAAACGAGGCTAGAAAAATTTTTCTAGTTCATATAGCTGCCGTTTTGTCGTTTTGGGTGATATTTTTTGCATTTTCAGATGTATTTAATCCGTTTCCAAGAAGCGTGATTTTAATAGATGCGGTTATCTCTTGTTTGATTGTAGGAAGTCTTAGAATTTCAAAAAGGATGTTTCTTGATTTTTCTAAAAAAGCCGATGCAGGCGAGCCTTGTATCGTGATAGGCGCTACTTCAAAGGCCTTACATGTTTTAAAAGGTCTTAGACAAGGCTATATAGATTTTTATGCTGTAGGCGTAGTTGATGGAAGAAGCGACCTTGTGGGCACCTATTGTGATGGATTTTTAGTTCAGGCTAAAAAAGAAATTTCAAATATCATCAAAGAGTACAATGTAAAAACTGCCATAATCGCTCTTGCACTATCTCAAGACGAGCTTCAGGAGCTTTTTGATGAGCTAACTGGATACGGAATACGCGATATTAAAATTTTCTCTTTATTTGGTAAGCAAGAAATTAAGGATATATCTATTGAAGATCTTTTGGCCAGAAAGCCAAAGGACCTGAGTGATAGCGTGGCTAGAGGTTTTTTAGAGGATAAGGTTGTTTTGGTAACTGGTGCCGGAGGAAGCATAGGAAGTGAAATTTGTAAGCAGTGTTTGAAATTTGGCGTCAAAAAGCTTATAATGCTAGATAATAGTGAGTTTAATCTATATATAGTCGGAGAGATAACAAGCTCTAATAAGACCGTTAGCAAGATGATAAATATCACTGATTTGCAGGATTTAAGAGCTGTTTTTGATGAGTTTAGACCTCAAATCGTAATTCACGCTGCGGCATATAAGCATGTGCCGCTTTGTGAAGCCAATCCTAAGGCGGCAGTTGTAAATAATATCTTAGGAACTAAATTTGTAGTTGATATGTCTATAGAATTTAGTGTAAAAAAAGTAGTCATCATCTCATCTGACAAAGCTGTGCGCCCTACAAATATTATGGGGGCTGCCAAGAGAGTTTGCGAACTATATGCGCTAAATTCAAATATCAAAAATCATACCGAGATAGTTGCGGTCAGGTTTGGAAATGTGCTTGGAAGTAGCGGAAGTGTAATACCTAAATTTAAGGAGCAAATTTCTAAAAATTTGCCTCTAACGGTTACGCATCCTGATATTACTCGTTACTTTATGCTCACCTCAGAGGCCTGCCAGCTCGTGCTTCAGGCTGCTTCTATAGCAGAAGGAGGAGAGCTGTTCGTGCTTGATATGGGTGAGCCCGTAAAGATAGCCGATCTTGCTAAAAAGATGCTGATTTTATCGAATAAAGAGCATTTGGGTATAGAATTTGTAGGATTAAGACCGGGAGAGAAGCTATATGAGGAGCTTTTAATAAATAAAGATGATGCAAGGACTAAATTTGAATCTATTTTTGTTACGGATTCTCAAATTTATGATATAAATAGGCTAAATATCGAGATAGATGAGCTACTAAACAGCGAAGATATTGCTAAAAATTTAAAAGACATAGTGCCTGAGTTTAATCATGCGCTAAATTTGAAAGGTTGA
- a CDS encoding PDC sensor domain-containing protein: protein MFIKDIQRFSDARYKARAYLCYLFSRNLPNKLPGVSLDGIKAGLDKIAHEIESFDAFYVLDSNGIQIEDSMSLNKEYCAGKGENRSNKAYYYRAVREKRCILSDPYPSTLTNELCVTASTPIYDEKNELKFVVCVDISLDNVLELIAPGVAEGYFGKFLKCIYSAFAVALFMVSAFLFIYGVSRFLSNSLMNINVEEMFETTIVLTLALAIFDLVKAIFEEEVLGKSNQNDDTDHNKTMVRFIGSIIIALAIEALMLVFKFAITAPDHIINAIYLIAGVAMLMVALSIYLISVKNKASK from the coding sequence TTGTTTATAAAGGATATCCAGAGATTTTCTGATGCTAGATATAAGGCAAGGGCCTATCTATGCTATCTTTTTAGTAGAAATTTGCCAAATAAGCTTCCGGGCGTTAGTTTGGATGGTATTAAAGCTGGGCTTGATAAGATAGCTCACGAGATAGAGAGCTTCGATGCTTTTTATGTGCTTGATAGCAACGGAATACAGATTGAAGACTCTATGAGTCTAAACAAAGAATATTGCGCAGGCAAAGGTGAAAATAGAAGCAATAAGGCATATTATTATAGAGCGGTTAGAGAGAAGCGATGTATATTGAGCGATCCATACCCTTCAACTCTGACAAACGAGCTTTGTGTCACGGCTTCCACGCCAATTTATGATGAGAAAAATGAGCTTAAATTTGTAGTTTGCGTTGATATCTCTTTGGATAATGTTTTAGAGCTAATTGCCCCTGGAGTTGCGGAAGGGTATTTTGGTAAATTTTTAAAATGTATATATTCTGCATTTGCAGTTGCTCTTTTTATGGTTTCTGCATTTTTGTTTATATATGGCGTGAGCAGATTTTTATCTAATAGCCTTATGAATATCAATGTTGAAGAGATGTTTGAAACAACCATAGTCCTGACTCTTGCTTTAGCTATTTTTGACTTGGTTAAGGCGATTTTTGAAGAAGAGGTGCTTGGCAAAAGTAATCAAAATGATGATACCGATCATAACAAAACTATGGTTAGATTTATTGGATCTATTATTATTGCGCTTGCCATAGAGGCTCTTATGCTAGTATTTAAATTTGCAATAACGGCTCCTGATCACATAATAAACGCTATTTATCTGATAGCTGGAGTTGCTATGCTGATGGTTGCTCTTAGTATATACCTGATATCTGTAAAAAATAAGGCTAGTAAATGA
- the hisH gene encoding imidazole glycerol phosphate synthase subunit HisH — translation MSASIGIIDYEAGNLRSVINAFKFLGFYAKLVKDCDEVLKFDKIILPGVGAFALAMEKLKSKSLDQAIIEFAASGKPFLGICLGMQLLFDDSEEFGLSKGLGIIEGKVKKFDQNKMRDSLKIPHVGWNTINFSKNSVINRNLKRSEYLYFVHSYHVVCDDKFALGYSEYGHKFVSAVCKDNIYGFQPHPEKSQDVGLKILENFGRL, via the coding sequence ATGAGTGCAAGCATAGGCATAATTGATTATGAGGCCGGAAATCTAAGAAGTGTTATTAATGCTTTTAAATTTTTAGGATTTTATGCAAAGTTAGTAAAAGATTGTGATGAGGTTTTAAAATTTGATAAGATTATTCTGCCTGGAGTTGGGGCTTTTGCACTGGCGATGGAGAAATTAAAGTCTAAGTCTTTAGATCAAGCCATAATAGAATTTGCAGCTAGTGGAAAGCCTTTTTTAGGTATTTGCCTTGGCATGCAACTACTTTTTGATGATAGCGAGGAATTTGGACTGTCTAAAGGACTTGGCATAATAGAAGGCAAAGTAAAGAAATTTGATCAAAATAAAATGAGAGATAGTTTAAAGATCCCCCATGTTGGCTGGAATACGATAAATTTTAGTAAAAATTCGGTAATAAACAGAAACTTAAAACGTAGTGAATATCTATACTTTGTACACTCGTATCACGTGGTTTGCGATGATAAATTTGCTCTTGGATATAGCGAATATGGCCATAAATTCGTAAGTGCCGTTTGTAAAGATAATATTTACGGCTTTCAGCCTCATCCTGAAAAGAGTCAGGATGTCGGGCTTAAAATTTTAGAAAATTTCGGGAGGCTTTAA
- the hisA gene encoding 1-(5-phosphoribosyl)-5-[(5-phosphoribosylamino)methylideneamino]imidazole-4-carboxamide isomerase, with the protein MEIFPAIDLKEGKAVRLSKGVMSSAKIYSDRPEELAKEFEDLGAKWLHLVDLDGAFAGEAINLKTVEKIAKATNLKIELGGGIRNEDRIKSYINSGITRVILGSIALKDPNFVKEVAKKYRVAVGIDAVDGYVATEGWADVSTMRATDLACKFAGAGVEAIICTDISKDGMLSGVNVEFTVDIAKSSGIDTIASGGVKDIGDIIALQKTGQVFGVIVGKAYYEGSIDLKEALKLTI; encoded by the coding sequence ATGGAAATTTTTCCTGCAATAGACTTAAAAGAGGGCAAGGCGGTAAGACTTAGTAAGGGTGTGATGAGTAGTGCTAAGATTTATTCAGATAGACCAGAAGAGCTTGCTAAGGAGTTTGAGGATTTAGGTGCTAAATGGCTTCATCTTGTTGATTTGGACGGCGCTTTTGCCGGAGAGGCTATAAATTTAAAAACAGTTGAAAAGATAGCAAAGGCTACAAATTTAAAGATCGAACTTGGCGGCGGAATAAGGAACGAAGATCGTATCAAAAGCTATATAAATAGCGGTATTACTAGAGTGATTCTTGGTTCAATAGCTTTAAAAGATCCTAATTTTGTCAAAGAAGTAGCTAAAAAATATAGAGTAGCCGTTGGCATAGATGCGGTAGATGGATATGTAGCGACCGAAGGTTGGGCTGATGTATCAACTATGAGGGCTACTGATTTGGCGTGTAAATTTGCAGGCGCTGGCGTAGAGGCGATAATTTGTACAGATATTAGTAAAGACGGGATGCTAAGCGGTGTTAATGTAGAATTTACAGTTGATATAGCAAAATCCAGCGGCATAGACACTATAGCAAGCGGAGGAGTAAAAGATATCGGTGATATAATAGCTCTTCAAAAAACCGGTCAAGTATTTGGCGTCATAGTAGGCAAAGCTTATTATGAAGGCAGTATAGATCTCAAAGAGGCGCTTAAATTAACTATTTAA
- a CDS encoding chemotaxis response regulator CheY — MKILVVDDSSTMRRIIKNTLQRLGHQDILEAENGLEAWQILTQNSDIDILVTDWNMPEMNGLELVKKVRAEEKYVDMPIIMVTTEGGKAEVITALKAGVNNYIVKPFTPQVLKEKLEDVIG; from the coding sequence GTGAAAATACTAGTAGTAGATGATAGTTCTACGATGAGAAGAATTATAAAAAACACTCTACAAAGGCTTGGACATCAAGATATTTTAGAGGCTGAAAATGGTCTTGAAGCCTGGCAGATACTAACTCAAAACAGCGATATAGACATACTTGTAACCGACTGGAATATGCCTGAAATGAACGGGCTTGAGCTTGTAAAAAAAGTTCGTGCAGAAGAAAAATATGTCGATATGCCTATTATAATGGTTACTACAGAAGGCGGTAAAGCCGAAGTTATAACAGCTCTAAAAGCAGGCGTAAACAACTATATAGTTAAACCTTTTACACCTCAGGTTCTAAAAGAGAAGCTAGAAGACGTTATCGGTTAA